Below is a genomic region from Prevotella melaninogenica.
TGCAAGTTTGTTATGTCACTCCCCACAAAGTTCATTGAGCGACTATTATCGGCAGATTCATCTTTATTTCTTGAAGGGTAAAGAAGGATCAGAACTTGACTCGTACGAACGTGAACACGCTATTGTTGAAAGTTTGAAAGGGAAGAAGGGAGTCTTTTGGGATCGTGCTTTTCATAGTAATTATCAACGTTATTGTAGGAGTCAGGAGCATCGGACACCTGCTTTTCAGCAATTTCATGCGGCATTGATAGAGAAGTATGGAAGTATAGATAAGGTACCGCAGGGACTCAAAGACCGCTTCTTGGCAGGTAGCCGACCGCTGATGCCGTTTACAAACTTCCTATCGTTTAATAGTCGTGCTATCCTTATCTATGTCACTTGCTTATTGAATTGTCCGTGGATATACTTTGTGTTTGAAGTTAGTTTATATAATCTTCTGTACGTCTATATGCACAAACGGCACGAAGATTTGTGTAAAAGTCTTACGCCAAAAGAGTAAATAATATGTTTCTTAGACTATAATTAGAGTTGAATATGTGTTGAAGAAATACTTTTAATGCTTATCTTTTAGTGTTGAATAACAGTCTATTATAATCTATTATAGCTTAAACCATTTAGAATGAACAAAGAGTTAAATGATATATCATTAAGAACAAAGAGAACACATGTTACTCAATGTAATGAAGAAGGAGGGTTAACTCTCCTCTTTGACTTTGGTGGTACGCTTGATACAGCAGGTTGTCACTGGGGAAAGTTCCTTTGGTATGCATACAAAAGAAATGGAATTCCAGTGACAGAAGAGCAGTTTCGTGAAGCCTATGTACATGCAGAACGTACCTTAGGGAAGCAGCCTATTATACGGTCACACGACACATTTCTTTCGATGTTAACGTCTAAATTGAAATTAGAGTTTGAATACTTGGTTGGCTGTGGCTGGTTGTCGGAAGATCAGGTTGAGGCTGAACGAATGCAAAAGGTTGTGGTACATGACGTCTATGAGAGGGTAAAAGCCAACATCGCAGAGAATAGAAACGTGCTGTCGGAGTTAAAGAAGCATTATAGAATAGGCTTGGTAACAAACTTCTATGGCAACATGTCGGTTGTACTTGAGGAGTTTGGCTTATCTTCTTATTTTGAAACCGTAACGGAAAGCGCTGTTGTTGGTGTTCGAAAACCTGATTCGCAGATTTTTAATATAGCTGTTAAATCTATGGACGTGAACCCTGAAAACGTTGTTGTGATTGGTGATAGCTATACAAAAGACATACTTCCTGCATATGGACTTGGTTGTCATACCGTATGGTTAAAAGGCGAAGGGTGGACGTCTGAAAAGCCAACAATGTGTGTAGCAGATTATATTATTAAGAATTTAGTTGAACTACAACCTATATTAAGACAATATACGCCACTTTAATGCGTTAATAAAATATTGCAGTAATAATCATGAAGCAAACAAATGTAAAGCCTGCAGAGGGCAGATTAGGAATAATGGTCGTTGGTTGCGGCGCTGTTGCTACGACCTTCATGACTGGAGTGTTAATGACACGCAAGGGTCTTACGAAGCCTATTGGCTCAATGACTCAATACGATAAAATCCGAGTGGGACGTGGAGCTGATAAGAAATATCTTCATTACAAAGATATTGTTCCATTGGCAAACTTAGATGATATCGTCTTTGGCACATGGGATGTGTACCCTCAGAATGCGTATCAAGCAGCAGTATATGCTGAAGTGTTGAAGGCAAAGGATATCGAACCTGTACGCGAGGAACTGATGGCTATCAAGCCTTTGAAGGCAGCTTTTGACCGAAACTATGCTAAGCGACTGGATGGAGACAATGTTAAAGACTGTAAGACACGCTGGGATATGGTGCTGGAATTGCAGAAAGACATTCAGAACTTTAAGAAAGAGCATGGCTGCGAACGTGTTGTTGTCATCTGGGCAGCTTCTACTGAGATTTATGTTCCATACGATGAGGCATACCACAAGACGCTTGAGCAATTGGAATCGGCTATGAAGTCAGATGATAGAGAGCATATTGCTCCATCTATGTGTTATGCTTATGCGGCATTGACAGAGGGTTGTCCGTTTATCATGGGTGCCCCTAATACAACGGTTGACATACCTGCTATGTGGGAATTGGCTGAGAAGACTCGTATGCCTATTGCTGGTAAAGACTTTAAGACAGGGCAGACATTGGTTAAGTCGGGCTTTGCTCCTATCATTAAGACACGTAACCTTGGACTTGCTGGTTGGTTCTCAACGAACATCTTGGGTAATCGTGATGGCTTAGTTCTTGATGAACCAGCTAACTTCCATACAAAGGAAGTAAGTAAGTTGTCGACACTTGAGACCATTTGTAGAGCTGATGAGCAGCCCGATCTTTATGGAAATATCTATCATAAAGTGCGTATCAACTATTATCCTCCTCGTAATGATGACAAGGAAGGATGGGATAATATAGACATCTTTGGCTGGATGGGTTACCCAATGCAGATAAAGATTAATTTCCTTTGTCGTGATTCCATCCTTGCTGCACCATTGCTTCTTGACCTTACGTTGCTCTCTGATCTTGCTGCAAGGGCTGGTCGTTATGGTATTCAGCGTTTCTTGAGTATCTTCCTCAAGAGTCCAATGCACGATTTCACTCGTGGTGAGGAAGCTGTTAATAATCTCTTTGAACAGTATACAATGCTGAAGAATGCCATTCGAGAAATGGGTGGATATGAAGCTGATGAGGAGATTGATTAGTCATCTCCTCTATTAACTGCGAAGTCCTCCAAGCCCTTTTATGGGATAGGAGGACGCTTGAATGCAAAATGACGATAGTAAGTTGTCTTGCATGATTCTAAAACTAAAGTAAGATATGAATAGATTAATGAGTCTAAACATGCGTAATCATACATCTTCTGTCTTTGATAAGATAAGAGGAGGACGGCGAATGATAAGGTTGAGAGTGATAGTTGCTTTCCTCTTTGTGTTCGTATCATTTTCAGCACATGCATATACATTTAAGTCTTTGTTCTTTAATTCAAAGCTTTATGTTATGCACATTGATTCATTGTTGGTGGGTAAAGACTCTTCGTTTGTAGGTAAAGATTCTTTGTTGACAGCAGCTGACTCGTTGGGAATAGCAACTGATTCGTTGCTGCAAATGATGGATTCATTAGCTAAGATAGCCGCTAAACCAGCTGTGATAGATAGTACGCTACTTCAATGTTATGTGGTTGATTGGCAAACGGGAGATAGTATTCCTTATGCGAATGCAGTCTATCGGAATTTAAAGTTAGGTGCTTCGAGTGATGCGAATGGTCATTTCTCTATTGCAAGAAAAGTAGGAGAACAACTTACAATCACTGCTGTTGGCTATAAATCACGTAATATTAAGATTACTGCACATACTTCAAGAGAATTGAAAGTGACGCTTATCGCAGACTCTAAACAGTTGCAGGGTATTGTTGTGAAGGCTAAACGTCGTCATAAATATTCACGTAAGGATAACCCAGCAGTAGAGTTGATGAGGCGAGTTATTGCTGCGAAGAAGCAAACTCACTTGGAAAATCATGATTACTATCAGTATGATAAGTATCAGAAGGTGACTATGGCTATTAATAACCTTACACCTGATGAACTTGAAGGTTCTATGTTTAAGAAGGCTCCTTGGCTTCTTGACCAAGTAGAGACTTGTCCTTATAATAACAAACTCATTCTTCCAATCTCTGTAGATGAGACTCTTACCCAACATCTTTATCGTAAGAACCCACGTGATGAAAAGGATATCGTGTTAGGACAGTCTACTAAAGGTATTTCAAAACTTATACAAACAGGTGAGGCTTTGAATACGATAGTGAAGGATCTCTTTAAAGATATCAATCTTTATGATGACCAAATAGACCTTCTTCAGAAGCGTTTCCCTTCTCCAATAGGCTCTACAGCGATTTCGTTCTATCATTTTTATATTGACGATACGGTCTATGTCAATCAGGATCAGTGTATTCGTTTGCAGTTTATGCCAGCCAACCAGCAGGACTTTGGATTCCGTGGAGAGTTGTATGTGTTGAATGATAGTTCGCTTCATGTGAAGAAGTGTGATATGCAGTTACCTGCCAATACGGGTGTTAACTTTGTTGATGCAATGAAGTTTCAGCAGGAATTCACGAAGTTAAGCAATGGAGAGTGGGCTTTAACGACTGACAATATGATTGCTGAGTTGAAACTGACAGATCTCTTGCAACGTGCTATCGTCATCCGTACGACTGGTATGACAAACTATGCTTTTGCACCTATTGATGACAAACAATTTAAGGGTAAGGCAAAGACAATATACGATACCCATGCTAAGATGCGCGATAATGATTTCTGGGCAGCACATAGAACAACGCAACTGACGAAGAGTGAGGCTGGAATGGACTCATTTATCAAGCGTATGGCAAGCACAAAGCATTTCAAATGGGTGATGTTTGCGTCCAAGGCTTTGATAGAGAACTTCATTGAAACAGGTTCAGAAGACAAGCCAAGTAAGTTTGATATTGGTCCTGTCAA
It encodes:
- a CDS encoding HAD family hydrolase, producing the protein MNKELNDISLRTKRTHVTQCNEEGGLTLLFDFGGTLDTAGCHWGKFLWYAYKRNGIPVTEEQFREAYVHAERTLGKQPIIRSHDTFLSMLTSKLKLEFEYLVGCGWLSEDQVEAERMQKVVVHDVYERVKANIAENRNVLSELKKHYRIGLVTNFYGNMSVVLEEFGLSSYFETVTESAVVGVRKPDSQIFNIAVKSMDVNPENVVVIGDSYTKDILPAYGLGCHTVWLKGEGWTSEKPTMCVADYIIKNLVELQPILRQYTPL
- a CDS encoding inositol-3-phosphate synthase; this encodes MKQTNVKPAEGRLGIMVVGCGAVATTFMTGVLMTRKGLTKPIGSMTQYDKIRVGRGADKKYLHYKDIVPLANLDDIVFGTWDVYPQNAYQAAVYAEVLKAKDIEPVREELMAIKPLKAAFDRNYAKRLDGDNVKDCKTRWDMVLELQKDIQNFKKEHGCERVVVIWAASTEIYVPYDEAYHKTLEQLESAMKSDDREHIAPSMCYAYAALTEGCPFIMGAPNTTVDIPAMWELAEKTRMPIAGKDFKTGQTLVKSGFAPIIKTRNLGLAGWFSTNILGNRDGLVLDEPANFHTKEVSKLSTLETICRADEQPDLYGNIYHKVRINYYPPRNDDKEGWDNIDIFGWMGYPMQIKINFLCRDSILAAPLLLDLTLLSDLAARAGRYGIQRFLSIFLKSPMHDFTRGEEAVNNLFEQYTMLKNAIREMGGYEADEEID
- a CDS encoding DUF5686 family protein, with the protein product MNRLMSLNMRNHTSSVFDKIRGGRRMIRLRVIVAFLFVFVSFSAHAYTFKSLFFNSKLYVMHIDSLLVGKDSSFVGKDSLLTAADSLGIATDSLLQMMDSLAKIAAKPAVIDSTLLQCYVVDWQTGDSIPYANAVYRNLKLGASSDANGHFSIARKVGEQLTITAVGYKSRNIKITAHTSRELKVTLIADSKQLQGIVVKAKRRHKYSRKDNPAVELMRRVIAAKKQTHLENHDYYQYDKYQKVTMAINNLTPDELEGSMFKKAPWLLDQVETCPYNNKLILPISVDETLTQHLYRKNPRDEKDIVLGQSTKGISKLIQTGEALNTIVKDLFKDINLYDDQIDLLQKRFPSPIGSTAISFYHFYIDDTVYVNQDQCIRLQFMPANQQDFGFRGELYVLNDSSLHVKKCDMQLPANTGVNFVDAMKFQQEFTKLSNGEWALTTDNMIAELKLTDLLQRAIVIRTTGMTNYAFAPIDDKQFKGKAKTIYDTHAKMRDNDFWAAHRTTQLTKSEAGMDSFIKRMASTKHFKWVMFASKALIENFIETGSEDKPSKFDIGPVNTFISKNFVDGIRLRASARTTAKFNPHWFFEGYYAYGTQSRRSYYDAKVTFSFNKPEYQPIEFPIRTISFESTSDVESPSDKYLKHNKDNIFMTFRPVKVEQMYFVNRQKINFMWETDYGLATSFEFRTESNKPTGKLVYEKMDGTLVDKLRVSEVILGLNYRPGQSYVNSKQQRMTVNLDAPEFNISHTMGIKHFLGSDFNTNLTEVSIYKRFWLGSWGHVDTRVQGGAQWNKVPFQFLITPPVNTSYFEHQGTFNLMKGLEFLNDRYAQFNLAWDLEGKIFNRIPLIKKLKWREYVAFKGMWGHLTDKNNPYLPQNANDTELYKFPVDTRVMTRDPYMEFVVGVHNIFKFLEVDYVRRLTYTHAPGISKNGIRFGFNLVF